In Zerene cesonia ecotype Mississippi chromosome 20, Zerene_cesonia_1.1, whole genome shotgun sequence, the genomic stretch GGCCTCCATCCACCACAACACTCGAGCACTCTAAGTAAAGCTACAGCTTCCAATCCCCGAGATCTCCATATTGTAAATGTACAATTTCAAGAAATCCCCAGTCCCTTTCAATTCCAACCAACATCGATGGTAGAAACCAACCCATTTCCAAAGCCACCAGCTGTCCCAGCGGCTGCAGTTTCTCCCTGAGCGCGTCGCCGATCTGGCGCACGATCTCGCCGCGCGCGGGCGCCGGCAGCTCCGCCCACTCGCGCCACGCCGCCTCCGCCGACTGCGCGCATGACTCGTAGTCCGCCGATGTGGCGCTTTGGACCTCCGCTATAACCTTACCGTTGGCTGGACTGAATGATTGGATCACCTGggagttttaaataaaagtggcGATTAGTATGGAGATAATAGTTCAGaggtatatataattctatgCCTCTTAATAAATGGGTTCGCTACGCTTCATAAATTCGttcgtaaaaattaaaattttattgtgggagctTTAAAGTGTAGAATGTAGATTGtatacttcctactaatattataaatgcgaaagtttgtaaggatgtgtgtgtgtgtttgttgctcacgcaaaaactacttaaccgattgcaatgaaatttggtacgtagacagctggacaactggaataacatataggcaactttttatcccgatattcctaagggatacggacttacgcgggtgaaaccgcggggcgcaactagtttattataaagcaaaaaattaGTACCGATACTTTGCTAtggtaatttcataaattttaataaaaaactatctGCTACGCCAGCTTTAAGAATTGAATTTAGTTGATAcgtcttatttatatagacaaATGCAGGTAGGTAGCATGATTTCAGAGGACAGAAGTAAAGTAATAGTTTTACTGTAGGCGTTTTATAAGCTTATTGTAAAGATAGCTCGAGCTCTCTAAATCTATAATTAACGTCTTTCAGGGGTGATACTTAACCGATAAGATAGtcggataaaaaataataattcatcaaTAGTGCCCATGgtagttttaaattgtataaaaatcttaGGTATAGTGTACCTACTGATAATGAATTGATAACTTATATTCATTATctgataatattgaaaattatttaataaaatgtcccaattttattttcacgacCAAGGTTACCTAATAAAATTCcctttatacaattttaagtgCTTACTTACCTACGAgtaagtttttattcaatgtttacgaattatgaaaaaaatagcaaatgtTACATGAAGTTTATAGCAATCATATGcgagaattaaataatattaaacattgatCATCCGTcagtgaatatttttatttaacgggTCTTGAATAGGTcaagaaaagtaaataaaaatataaattaatcattacCTGTCCATTAGCTTGCCACTTTCCGTTATAAACGCCgacatttgttttttcaagCCCCAAGTCCTTTAAAAAGGAGTATTTAGGGTCCTCGATTAGGTAAGACGCGTTTCTGGCCATTGGCACTCGTAAATGCAATCGCACAGTAGGCAAAGTACGGGAGAGAATTCGATTCATCGGAGTTGTCCTCTCGACTATAGCTAATTACACGAGCGAAGCAGCCGAGTAAACAGATAAAACTATCTTATTTGTTAGCAATTACACCCGTTGTGTACTTCTTATCACGTCGATGGCGATAACTTCGTTGCTGggtcagaaaaaaatatttccaatcaATGAGGgagtaatgtaatttaataataatgcactTAGTGTAATATGTTATACCATATTTTGTGAAGGgtaatgaaaagaaaaaaaatatttgtctagAGATTATCCTATTCATAGATTTCTATACTTAAATTGTTAGTGTTAATATGTAAAGTCTTAAAGACAAAATTTCAGCAGAAATAACAGGTCCCAACAATCTCTAAATggctaatgaataaataaataaaactcaaaagaactaataaattacattataattagcTTATAATACATTGCACCTAGgcattcataaataacaacatgACTGCAAAGATTACACAAACACTGTGTAAGtacttattaaaactatattaccTTTTCTTGATGTAAGTATCACATAACCGAGGTATAATGAGAGAACTGGCAGTCTGATAtcttaaacatttctttaaaaaacttaatgattattttttatgaagaaGTTCAGAAATTTATCTGCAAATTCATAGGCTgataataacttaatttttaccaAATAGAAGAGATATATAACatgtaaacaatttcaattaacaCTCAGCATTCCAACCACCACCTctttaaatagcaataaacaAGTTCAGTGTATAATTACACAAAgaataaaaagagaaacaaaGTGATTTATAAGAAGGGGCTAtctacaaaagaaaataaatacataacaatttttttcatgttaaCTCTTCTATTTGgcttacattacattattgtGCATGAGCTTTCCTTCTCAACATTTTGATTGTCAGTTCCTTCTCTTATTTCATGTGCTCTTTTTGCTAGGTATGTGTTTTCATCTCTCTTAGCCATCCACTCAGGCAAAGGAGCCGCCCAATCCTCAGGGGGTGAGTCGCGTTTCTTCCAAATATCATTCCTATAATGTGCCCTCAGTCTATCCATTCTCCTTtctttttcactttttattaaagctgACTGGaatggtaaaatattaattttattgaagtgaaCTATATGATAGAATTTCATGCTCATGTAGCTTACAATTTGGGCTACATATATGTTAGCCGCTCTTTCCAGCTTCACCTGAGTtaagcattataaaaaaaaactttggcAATATAAAATCCTCCCAATCCAGATCTGGAGATTACCCCCTGCAAACTCACAAACTTACAATTTGAGAGGATTAAGGCCTTAAACAACctggtaatttttaaattatttatcttaatgttaatgctttatattttttgtgtacgtctttacaaaaaaaatcttatttataaatattggacATGTATtcagatttttaataacaaataaataaaaatcaatttatttcatctagCATTCACATCATacacaatgaaataaacttaCCGCTGCCTTTTTATCCTCATTCTCTACCCATTTACAACAATTATCATAATCTCTTTTCCATTGGTTACAATCTAGTGTTTCGCCATATATAAAGTACTGGTGAAATCTAGCTCTGAAGCTTGTACATTCATCATACTCGTCACTGTATACTTCACAATCCCTaatctgaaattataatatgtttattacatcAGAATGATATGAATGTTAGCTTCTCGCTGTATAGTCTTGCAAATGTTGATgcattgtatgtatgtattgtatgtatgtattgtatacaaatattgcaaaaaaagcAATGTTGTGTAAGTGATTTTGTtgacaatatattaattttgcttAGTATCTGGTGGAAGGATGATAACACAATTCTATATTGCAAGGTAAGTAAGCTATACATGCAAAGATCTTACAATAGGAAATAAATGAAGAGCTATAAGAACTCGATTCCTTTTTCTATAGCTCAAAAATTggtttcctttattttttttttaacttaactaCATGTACTTACAAGGAATTTTTCTTCTAAATTAATTTCGATATCATTCTGAGCATCAGCTTCTGAAGGACTCGTTTCCTCTTTCATTACTTTATCTACTTCCTctgatacatttttatcatctgAACGGTCATTCGCTTGAGCCATCATATTTAAAGAGTTTTcttctttaaattttcattaaaaatatccaattGTATGTGTTTAATTACATAACCTCTTTTTGGTtacttaacaatattttttgtagcataaatttgtaatattttgctCTATTATTCGTTacaaatattcacaaattaattagttttttataattgtaaattatgtatgaataaaactctacattgcaatttatattgtttttccagggaaaatttaaaatttcatacttaAATTTGACATTGACATCAAGTTCTAGTATTTGCCACAGATTAAGTACTAGTTACTTCTACACAGAAAATTTGGAAGCTGCCTGCTACACCGACTTCAAATAGATGACACAGAATAAGTAATTAACTACGTAATAGATCTTCAGGTAGGTGCgcttatagttttatttttcgtttttgaaTG encodes the following:
- the LOC119835044 gene encoding UPF0545 protein C22orf39 homolog yields the protein MMAQANDRSDDKNVSEEVDKVMKEETSPSEADAQNDIEINLEEKFLIRDCEVYSDEYDECTSFRARFHQYFIYGETLDCNQWKRDYDNCCKWVENEDKKAASALIKSEKERRMDRLRAHYRNDIWKKRDSPPEDWAAPLPEWMAKRDENTYLAKRAHEIREGTDNQNVEKESSCTIM